The following coding sequences are from one Virgibacillus necropolis window:
- a CDS encoding response regulator transcription factor, which yields MNSHILIIEDDENIARVVQLELEHEGFNTSIAYSGREGLAILEKEKLDLVLLDVMIPELNGMEVLRRIRAVNEEIIVIMLTARNSVYDRVNGLDLGANDYITKPFEIEEVLARIRTQLRFHRIQVKDQSADVIFIQTLAIYPSSREVFIDNEPVELTPREYDLLIYLVENKNRALERDQILNYVWGYDYFGDTNVIDVYIRYLRKKLQGVNNKPLIQTVRGFGYMIKE from the coding sequence ATGAACAGTCACATATTGATTATTGAAGATGATGAAAATATTGCACGTGTTGTTCAGCTCGAGCTTGAGCATGAAGGTTTCAACACGAGTATCGCATATAGTGGTCGGGAGGGGTTGGCGATTCTTGAAAAAGAAAAACTGGATCTAGTACTTCTTGATGTGATGATTCCAGAATTAAACGGTATGGAAGTATTAAGGCGAATTCGTGCAGTAAACGAGGAAATAATCGTAATTATGCTTACAGCTAGAAACTCTGTATATGATAGAGTGAATGGATTGGATTTAGGTGCGAATGATTATATAACGAAACCTTTTGAAATTGAAGAGGTCCTTGCTAGAATTCGCACGCAATTACGCTTTCATCGGATACAAGTAAAAGATCAATCAGCAGATGTTATTTTCATACAAACACTTGCAATATACCCAAGCTCAAGGGAAGTGTTTATAGATAATGAGCCTGTTGAATTGACCCCTCGAGAGTACGATCTTTTAATTTATCTTGTAGAAAATAAGAATAGAGCACTTGAGCGTGATCAAATATTAAATTATGTTTGGGGATATGATTACTTCGGAGATACGAATGTTATTGACGTATATATTCGCTATTTAAGAAAAAAGTTGCAGGGTGTAAACAATAAACCACTTATACAAACTGTTCGTGGCTTTGGCTACATGATAAAGGAATAA
- a CDS encoding MFS transporter, which yields MRASAQSRFWILVSLVAVSGFSQGMLLPLLAIILEQNGVSSSVNGLHATALYIGVLIASPFMEKPMRKFGFKPIIVLGGLLVFVSLALFPLWDALWFWFILRVLIGIGDNMLHFGTQTWITTTSSKESRGRDIAFYGLFFGVGFTLGPLMTRLLSINEALPFLLSALLSMLVWSMLIVVRNKWPEEDVNTSHGTSSFKRFIQTGRIAWVALLPAFGYGFLEATLHGIFPIYGLRIGHEVGTLSLIIPCFAAGSVISQIPLGILSDRFGRRSILIMVLSAGSVCFFLATFFETSTLGLFVLFTLAGIFVGSLFSLSISYLADILPRSLLPTGNIMTGVAFSIGSITGPYLGGLFIQFLPGISFFYVIVFMLLSVLVATIYKKNPVMV from the coding sequence TTGAGGGCTTCAGCGCAATCAAGATTTTGGATCTTAGTTTCTCTTGTTGCCGTTTCCGGGTTCTCACAAGGGATGCTTTTGCCGCTTCTTGCAATTATTTTAGAACAAAATGGTGTCTCGTCATCAGTAAATGGTCTACATGCCACAGCATTATACATAGGAGTACTAATTGCCTCACCATTCATGGAAAAACCAATGCGGAAATTTGGATTTAAACCCATTATTGTTTTAGGTGGACTTCTCGTTTTCGTATCACTAGCGCTTTTTCCATTATGGGATGCCCTTTGGTTTTGGTTTATTCTGCGAGTGCTAATCGGCATTGGTGATAACATGCTTCATTTTGGAACTCAAACATGGATCACAACAACTAGTAGTAAGGAATCTAGAGGTCGAGATATAGCCTTTTATGGTTTATTTTTCGGAGTAGGATTTACACTTGGACCATTAATGACACGTCTTTTATCGATAAATGAAGCACTACCATTCCTGCTTTCTGCGCTTTTAAGTATGCTCGTTTGGTCTATGCTCATAGTTGTTCGCAACAAATGGCCTGAAGAAGATGTAAATACAAGTCACGGAACAAGCTCTTTTAAACGATTTATTCAAACAGGTAGAATTGCTTGGGTAGCCTTATTACCTGCATTTGGCTACGGATTTTTGGAGGCAACACTACACGGGATTTTCCCTATCTACGGATTGCGAATTGGTCACGAGGTAGGAACACTGTCCCTTATCATACCTTGTTTTGCTGCTGGTAGCGTTATTTCACAGATACCTCTTGGGATTCTAAGTGATCGATTTGGCCGTAGAAGCATTTTAATTATGGTACTATCCGCTGGAAGTGTTTGTTTCTTTTTAGCAACATTTTTTGAAACATCCACTCTAGGATTGTTCGTTCTATTTACACTCGCTGGAATTTTTGTTGGTTCGCTATTTTCACTTAGTATTTCTTATTTAGCAGACATTCTTCCTCGATCATTACTACCAACTGGAAATATTATGACTGGTGTAGCCTTTAGTATTGGAAGTATAACTGGGCCATATTTAGGTGGTTTATTCATCCAATTCCTTCCCGGTATATCCTTTTTTTATGTAATTGTATTTATGTTATTGTCCGTATTAGTAGCTACAATTTATAAGAAAAATCCTGTAATGGTTTAA
- the pdaA gene encoding delta-lactam-biosynthetic de-N-acetylase, with translation MKKINTMIGLFTLSFLIFFSIFPESIAASGYGWGFKKSTNHEIPEIGKYKQLLDKYGAYYVDGSGDKVVYLTFDNGYEQGYTAKVLDILKKEDVPATFFVTGHYVDSKPDLIKRMANEGHIIGNHSYHHPDFSVVSKKTMKKELETLEDAVAEITDQEQMKYLRPPRGIFNEQTLKWANDLGYTHIFWSLAFTDWNTDKQKGANYAYEQVMKQIHPGAIVLLHTVSSDNAEALPRIINDLKEKGYTFKSLDDLILKDMLPTGIY, from the coding sequence ATGAAAAAAATAAACACGATGATTGGACTATTCACGTTGTCATTTCTTATCTTTTTCTCTATCTTTCCAGAAAGTATTGCTGCAAGTGGATATGGATGGGGTTTTAAGAAAAGCACAAATCATGAAATCCCTGAAATCGGTAAGTATAAGCAACTATTAGACAAGTATGGTGCATATTATGTTGATGGTTCAGGGGATAAAGTAGTCTATTTAACATTTGATAATGGGTATGAGCAAGGGTACACAGCAAAGGTCTTAGATATACTAAAGAAAGAGGATGTACCAGCAACATTTTTTGTTACCGGTCATTATGTAGATAGTAAGCCAGATCTTATTAAGCGAATGGCAAATGAAGGACATATAATTGGTAACCATTCCTATCATCATCCCGACTTTTCCGTTGTATCGAAAAAGACAATGAAGAAAGAATTAGAAACACTAGAGGATGCTGTTGCGGAAATTACTGATCAAGAGCAAATGAAATACCTCAGGCCTCCACGCGGAATATTTAATGAACAAACGCTGAAATGGGCAAATGATCTTGGTTATACTCATATCTTTTGGTCTTTAGCTTTTACAGATTGGAATACAGACAAACAAAAGGGTGCGAACTATGCATATGAACAAGTAATGAAACAAATTCATCCAGGTGCCATAGTTCTATTACACACCGTTTCATCTGATAATGCAGAGGCATTACCACGAATCATTAATGATTTGAAGGAAAAAGGCTACACATTTAAAAGCTTAGACGATTTGATACTGAAAGATATGCTACCAACTGGAATATACTAA
- a CDS encoding HAMP domain-containing sensor histidine kinase, with amino-acid sequence MGLRTRIQMSTTVLLIVLLVIANTSIYLIFKHNSIESEQNRLVNTASNIIEELNTNKQSTIEQVLHSYLITDGMIRIVNHKNNPIYRTTTDNAYKEIKSIFRNDQYQDVVTYMGSKFIIVSIPIIDEKGNIISLQIIENVDAIFSNFDELKGVLVLASVVVITMLFIAGWILGGIISRPVQRLISTMKTIEENESYEQIAITESRKDELIQLAMSFNRMIAKLEKSYLTQEQFVSDASHELKTPLTVILSYVKLLKRWGIERPEVKLEAINAIESESVRMKYLTEQLLQLASAEKLTDSEKERANIVPLIDKTIKRIQPMYKNNIQFISRSAELYVNIHEQSFTQLLIILLDNANKYSSDIIKLTLIEEKDILKIRVEDKGIGIPEEEQPYIFDRMYRVDKTRNRKTGGTGLGLAIAKRISEQHGGYIMLESTEKIGSIFLVILPRSEV; translated from the coding sequence ATGGGCTTACGAACTCGAATACAGATGTCAACGACCGTTTTGTTAATTGTTTTACTAGTAATAGCTAATACATCGATTTATCTGATTTTTAAACATAATAGTATCGAATCTGAACAAAACCGTTTAGTGAACACAGCTAGCAATATTATTGAAGAACTCAACACAAATAAACAAAGTACAATTGAGCAGGTTCTCCATTCATACTTAATTACTGATGGTATGATTAGAATTGTAAATCATAAAAATAACCCCATATATCGGACTACAACAGATAATGCTTATAAAGAAATTAAAAGTATATTTAGGAATGATCAATACCAAGATGTAGTAACATATATGGGTTCCAAGTTCATAATTGTATCCATCCCAATTATTGACGAAAAAGGCAATATAATTAGTTTGCAAATTATAGAAAATGTAGATGCAATATTTTCAAACTTTGATGAATTGAAAGGAGTTTTGGTTCTCGCTTCAGTGGTTGTGATTACTATGCTCTTTATAGCTGGATGGATATTGGGAGGCATAATCTCACGACCAGTTCAAAGACTTATCAGCACGATGAAAACAATTGAGGAAAACGAATCATATGAGCAAATTGCAATCACAGAGAGTAGAAAAGATGAATTAATCCAACTTGCCATGTCATTCAATCGAATGATCGCGAAACTAGAAAAAAGCTATTTGACACAAGAACAATTTGTGTCTGATGCTTCTCATGAATTAAAGACCCCTTTAACCGTTATTTTAAGTTATGTAAAATTATTAAAAAGATGGGGTATAGAGCGGCCAGAAGTGAAGTTAGAAGCTATTAATGCAATAGAATCTGAATCTGTTCGGATGAAATATTTAACAGAACAGCTGCTACAATTGGCATCGGCTGAAAAACTAACAGATTCTGAAAAAGAACGTGCCAATATCGTACCGCTTATCGATAAAACAATCAAACGAATTCAACCTATGTATAAAAATAATATCCAGTTTATATCTAGATCAGCCGAACTATATGTAAATATACATGAACAAAGCTTTACTCAACTACTCATTATATTATTAGACAATGCCAATAAATACAGTAGTGACATTATTAAGCTAACACTTATAGAAGAAAAAGATATTTTAAAAATCCGAGTTGAGGATAAAGGTATAGGCATACCTGAAGAAGAACAGCCCTACATTTTTGACCGAATGTACAGAGTAGATAAAACTAGAAACAGAAAAACAGGTGGGACTGGTCTTGGATTGGCCATTGCAAAAAGAATTAGCGAACAACATGGTGGTTATATAATGCTAGAAAGTACTGAAAAAATTGGTTCTATCTTTTTAGTTATATTGCCAAGGTCGGAGGTGTAA
- a CDS encoding SLC13 family permease — protein sequence MTTRSIRHEHEKNQNNFAIFVTGFSTRLLVVVAIHVTFLALIVMIDGLNYSAKVSLFAFLSAMTLWIATKVPAGYVAISLIVFIILMKAADPELLYHSFGEKVIWLMLGAFIIGEAVKESGLADRFGQSMMNRAKDKHFVIRSLTYVLCLSAFFIPSTSGRAALSMPIVKQLGSYFSTKEREVLAILAPVIILMSTSASLIGAGSHLIGVGFLETTTDESISFVQWLIWGVPFAAVASFFTMYITKMLLWPKEQSTQRTTFNKDFIRTKQSMSKIEKKTMGIIIALIISWMTESFHEYDIAFVTMIGAILFMLPKYGVIGWKQGVKSVSWNLILFVAAATALGKVLVDSGVVKWIEKELIGALHLFTDASEFLIIVLIVLVTVTSHLYITSHTTRAIVFIPSLLLFGQMIDANPVAVVFISLIGINYCVTFPVSSKALLLFYEEDDSRYKARNLLKISLVLMPLYMLAIIMFYFTYWKWTGLSI from the coding sequence ATGACAACAAGATCAATCAGGCATGAACATGAAAAAAACCAGAATAATTTTGCTATATTTGTTACTGGATTTTCTACTAGATTATTAGTTGTTGTAGCTATTCATGTTACCTTCCTTGCTCTCATTGTTATGATAGACGGTTTGAATTATTCCGCAAAAGTATCTCTTTTTGCGTTTCTTTCAGCAATGACTTTATGGATAGCCACAAAAGTTCCAGCGGGTTATGTAGCAATTTCGCTTATTGTGTTTATTATTCTCATGAAAGCAGCAGATCCTGAACTGCTGTATCATTCCTTTGGCGAAAAAGTGATTTGGCTGATGCTGGGTGCATTTATCATTGGAGAAGCGGTTAAAGAGTCTGGACTTGCTGATCGATTTGGTCAGTCTATGATGAATCGTGCGAAAGATAAACATTTTGTTATCCGTTCTCTCACATACGTATTATGCCTATCAGCGTTTTTTATCCCTTCTACTTCAGGAAGAGCTGCTTTATCAATGCCAATTGTAAAACAACTGGGTAGTTATTTTTCTACTAAGGAAAGAGAAGTGCTAGCAATTTTAGCACCAGTTATCATCCTAATGAGCACTTCTGCATCATTAATTGGAGCGGGTTCTCATTTAATTGGAGTGGGCTTTTTAGAAACAACCACAGATGAATCCATATCATTTGTTCAATGGCTTATATGGGGAGTTCCATTTGCTGCTGTTGCTTCTTTTTTTACGATGTATATAACCAAAATGTTGTTATGGCCTAAAGAGCAATCAACTCAACGTACAACTTTTAATAAGGATTTCATTCGTACCAAACAGTCAATGTCAAAAATAGAAAAGAAGACAATGGGGATAATTATAGCTTTGATTATCAGTTGGATGACGGAAAGTTTTCATGAATATGATATAGCATTCGTTACGATGATAGGTGCCATTTTATTTATGCTACCTAAATATGGAGTAATTGGCTGGAAACAAGGAGTGAAATCTGTATCTTGGAATTTGATTTTATTTGTTGCTGCAGCTACAGCACTTGGGAAAGTATTAGTAGATTCTGGGGTAGTAAAATGGATTGAAAAAGAGTTAATCGGTGCGCTGCATTTATTTACGGACGCTTCGGAGTTTCTGATTATAGTATTAATTGTATTGGTTACTGTTACAAGTCATTTATATATTACGTCACATACAACGCGGGCGATCGTTTTTATTCCAAGTTTATTGTTATTTGGACAAATGATTGATGCAAACCCTGTGGCAGTAGTGTTTATAAGTTTAATAGGAATAAATTATTGTGTGACGTTTCCGGTAAGTTCAAAGGCACTTCTTCTTTTTTATGAAGAAGATGATAGTAGGTATAAAGCCCGTAATTTGCTCAAGATTAGTCTAGTGCTTATGCCACTATACATGTTAGCAATTATCATGTTTTACTTTACGTATTGGAAGTGGACAGGGTTGTCCATATAA
- a CDS encoding amino acid ABC transporter permease: MFHIEFNDVQLEKVFNTELAWENLPFLLEGIPLTLMISIIGMALGLVIGLFLALARGSEAKLWRYPARMYISFMRGTPILVFLFILYFGLPFMGIELSAVLAATLGFGLNSAAYIAEINRSALNSIDRGQWESAKALNIGYWKTMRKIILPQATRIAVPPLTNVFMDIVKATSLAAVITVPEIFQKAQIVAGRSFDSMTMYITIALIYWPICMLISFAQDRLENKYSKFI, encoded by the coding sequence ATGTTTCATATTGAATTTAACGACGTTCAATTAGAAAAAGTATTTAACACTGAACTAGCGTGGGAAAACCTGCCATTCCTATTAGAAGGCATTCCATTGACGTTGATGATCTCTATCATCGGGATGGCTTTAGGACTTGTGATTGGGTTGTTTTTAGCATTGGCCAGGGGTTCGGAGGCAAAATTATGGCGTTATCCAGCTCGAATGTACATTTCGTTCATGCGAGGCACGCCAATTTTGGTGTTTTTATTTATATTATATTTCGGATTGCCATTCATGGGGATTGAGCTATCAGCAGTTCTAGCAGCAACGCTTGGATTTGGCTTAAATAGTGCAGCATACATTGCAGAAATTAATCGTTCAGCATTAAATAGTATTGACCGGGGACAATGGGAATCTGCTAAGGCATTAAATATTGGCTATTGGAAAACGATGCGCAAAATTATTTTGCCACAAGCCACACGTATTGCGGTTCCACCTTTAACAAATGTGTTTATGGACATTGTGAAAGCTACTTCACTTGCAGCAGTAATTACTGTTCCTGAAATTTTTCAAAAAGCACAAATCGTTGCGGGTCGATCATTTGACTCCATGACAATGTACATCACAATTGCACTAATATACTGGCCGATTTGTATGCTGATATCATTTGCTCAAGACCGATTGGAAAATAAATATAGTAAATTTATTTAA
- a CDS encoding Na+/H+ antiporter family protein, which produces MEWVVLVSVLVMTVLSLLRVNVIIAIILASITAGLMAGLSLVESVTMLVDGMGGQAETALSYILLGAFAVAISYTGITTILVNYLIKKLTGKKTMMMLAIAGVACLSQNLIPVHIAFIPILIPPLLKLFDEMKLDRRGVASALTFGLKAPYIVIPAGFGLLFHEVIKGSMESNGVNITMGQVTLSMLIPGLGMVVGLLIAVFITYRKDRLSKPGSGGGDVEEVSTATPKDVAFNKKHFYTLIAIVVAVAVQLITENLILGALTGLVLMFVFIVVPFHKGDSVMTGGIAMMGTIAFVMLVASGYGNVLQETGAVDALVEVSSGVFGENNQALIAFILLLVGLVVTMGIGSSFGTIPIIAALFVPICIAAGFSPIATATLIGTAGALGDAGSPASDSTLGPTSGLNADGRHHHIWDTCVPTFVHYNIPLFIFGWIGAMVF; this is translated from the coding sequence ATGGAGTGGGTAGTACTAGTATCCGTTTTAGTTATGACAGTATTAAGTTTACTTCGGGTGAACGTTATTATAGCAATAATATTAGCTTCGATTACAGCTGGTTTGATGGCTGGGTTATCGTTAGTAGAATCAGTCACTATGCTTGTAGATGGAATGGGAGGACAAGCAGAAACTGCCCTTAGCTATATATTACTTGGAGCTTTTGCGGTTGCAATTAGTTATACCGGGATTACAACTATATTAGTAAATTATTTAATAAAGAAGTTAACGGGTAAGAAAACAATGATGATGTTAGCTATTGCTGGAGTGGCATGCTTATCACAGAATTTAATTCCAGTTCATATTGCATTTATTCCTATTTTAATTCCACCATTGTTGAAGCTTTTTGATGAAATGAAATTAGACCGTCGTGGAGTAGCATCTGCGTTGACGTTCGGATTAAAAGCACCATATATCGTGATTCCAGCAGGTTTCGGTCTGCTTTTCCATGAGGTTATTAAGGGAAGTATGGAATCAAATGGCGTAAACATAACAATGGGTCAGGTAACGCTTTCCATGTTAATTCCTGGTCTTGGTATGGTTGTCGGGTTACTTATTGCAGTTTTTATCACGTATCGAAAGGATCGTCTTTCAAAGCCTGGCTCTGGTGGAGGGGACGTGGAAGAAGTATCCACTGCCACTCCGAAAGATGTAGCATTCAATAAAAAGCATTTTTATACGCTAATTGCTATAGTAGTTGCGGTTGCGGTGCAGCTTATAACAGAAAACTTAATTCTAGGCGCATTGACAGGTTTAGTTCTTATGTTTGTATTTATAGTTGTACCGTTTCATAAAGGTGATAGCGTTATGACGGGCGGTATTGCAATGATGGGCACCATTGCATTTGTTATGTTAGTCGCTTCAGGTTACGGCAATGTTTTACAAGAAACAGGTGCAGTTGACGCACTTGTCGAGGTATCTTCAGGTGTCTTTGGAGAAAATAACCAGGCGTTGATTGCATTTATTTTATTACTCGTAGGCTTAGTCGTCACAATGGGAATTGGTTCCTCATTTGGAACGATTCCTATCATTGCAGCACTATTCGTTCCAATATGTATTGCTGCCGGTTTTTCGCCAATTGCAACAGCCACATTAATTGGAACTGCAGGAGCACTAGGAGATGCAGGGTCACCAGCGTCTGACAGTACGCTTGGTCCTACCTCAGGGTTAAATGCTGATGGTCGTCACCACCATATTTGGGATACATGTGTACCAACATTTGTGCATTACAATATACCGTTATTTATATTTGGTTGGATTGGGGCAATGGTATTTTAA
- a CDS encoding OsmC family protein, with amino-acid sequence MKFYLKDSGMRIDLDYGELSISGNEDYGYRPFQLMVASIVGCSGSVFRKILEKQRTEIEDLTITAEVERNPKEANRIESISLHYAVKGYHLSKEKLYKNLELSRKNCSMIRSVESSITIEESLETIELSR; translated from the coding sequence ATGAAATTTTACTTAAAAGATAGTGGTATGCGGATTGACCTTGATTATGGTGAACTATCGATTTCTGGTAATGAGGACTATGGGTACCGACCATTTCAGCTAATGGTTGCATCTATTGTTGGCTGTAGCGGATCTGTATTCCGTAAAATTTTAGAAAAACAACGAACAGAGATAGAGGATCTGACAATAACTGCAGAAGTTGAACGAAACCCTAAAGAAGCAAATCGAATAGAAAGTATTTCTCTTCACTATGCTGTAAAAGGATATCATCTGAGTAAAGAAAAGTTGTATAAGAACCTAGAACTATCAAGAAAAAATTGCTCAATGATACGGTCAGTTGAGTCTAGTATTACAATTGAGGAAAGTCTGGAAACAATAGAACTAAGTCGTTAA
- a CDS encoding YfkD famly protein, with the protein MNRTLLIWTVTALICLMTVFPTSSFSKEKKAKDFTVPNHVLTISKENTYSNSSEDQEIVEPSEATKEFIEKLDIPVENPDLIKMLNESSVNPSPFSIGYRGMIYLGRWALNYSSSDTSVNWEYQKINTNEQSNFGGEGPQQMHFTQKEQKEITGALVNKIASPDDVKKMILLDAIKETDLPLSYQTVIGKDTQKDNEYTIPVNKTGKLTAYVPAVINKGKVTFGDVYIQLKGNKKSIQIKNVTKQGIGAWIPIQDHLAFSFTLN; encoded by the coding sequence ATGAATAGGACCCTACTAATTTGGACTGTGACTGCATTAATTTGCTTGATGACTGTTTTTCCAACATCTAGCTTTAGTAAGGAAAAGAAAGCAAAAGACTTTACCGTACCGAATCACGTATTGACAATATCTAAAGAAAATACCTATAGTAATTCTTCAGAAGATCAGGAAATTGTCGAGCCAAGCGAGGCTACAAAAGAATTCATTGAAAAACTAGATATTCCAGTAGAAAACCCTGATTTGATTAAAATGCTGAATGAATCAAGCGTAAACCCATCCCCGTTCTCCATTGGTTATCGCGGTATGATTTATTTAGGAAGATGGGCACTTAATTATAGTTCGTCGGATACGTCGGTTAACTGGGAATATCAAAAAATTAATACGAATGAACAGAGTAATTTTGGTGGCGAAGGCCCTCAACAAATGCATTTCACTCAAAAGGAACAAAAAGAGATAACAGGTGCATTGGTCAATAAAATAGCAAGTCCAGATGACGTGAAGAAGATGATCTTATTAGATGCAATCAAAGAAACGGATTTACCGCTTTCTTATCAAACCGTCATAGGGAAAGACACACAGAAAGATAATGAATATACTATCCCAGTAAACAAAACAGGCAAATTAACGGCATATGTTCCAGCAGTTATTAATAAAGGAAAAGTTACCTTTGGAGATGTTTATATTCAACTTAAAGGTAACAAAAAGTCAATCCAAATAAAAAATGTTACGAAGCAAGGAATTGGTGCATGGATTCCGATTCAGGACCATTTAGCATTTTCTTTCACATTAAACTAG
- a CDS encoding glycerate kinase family protein, with translation MKVVMIPSGFKECLDAEEVAYSMMKGARRFDPFIKTEMIPMIDGGEGFAKAIIKIKNGELIYKDVIGPVGEKVKSHYGIFIEGNKRTAVIEMAAVAGLKLVPSFQRNPLKTTTYGVGELIIDALDMDVDKIMIGCGDSGTSDGGAGMAQALGVQFLDDEKQVIPIMGGEDLLKASSIDTTHIDKRLCGIPIDVACNWTNVLCGKQGVARVFGPQKGAKPEEVETLSLALEHYAMLIEQSTKKNVRNSPGSGASGGLGAGLLAFADATLHRRFDLIMNYIQIEEKIATADLVITAEGSLDFQTPNGKIPCEVARIAKKNNIPVIAITGTIGRGAELNYDVGIDAYSSIIQRPVTLKKAMFKAPQWIEESVEGILRHIGVGIIMADRKTLSERELSYDNKINQA, from the coding sequence ATGAAAGTTGTTATGATACCATCAGGTTTTAAGGAATGCCTTGATGCCGAAGAGGTAGCTTATTCAATGATGAAAGGTGCAAGGCGTTTTGATCCATTTATTAAAACAGAAATGATTCCAATGATTGATGGTGGGGAAGGTTTTGCGAAAGCCATAATCAAAATAAAAAACGGTGAATTGATTTATAAAGATGTTATAGGTCCGGTAGGTGAAAAAGTCAAAAGCCATTACGGTATTTTTATAGAAGGTAACAAACGAACTGCCGTTATTGAAATGGCAGCGGTTGCAGGGCTGAAACTGGTCCCTAGTTTTCAAAGAAACCCTTTGAAAACCACTACCTATGGTGTGGGTGAGTTGATAATTGATGCATTAGATATGGACGTCGATAAGATCATGATAGGTTGTGGTGATTCTGGTACATCTGATGGAGGTGCTGGCATGGCGCAAGCTCTAGGTGTTCAATTTCTTGATGACGAAAAACAAGTTATCCCAATTATGGGTGGCGAAGATTTACTAAAAGCTTCATCAATTGATACAACACATATAGATAAAAGATTATGTGGTATTCCAATTGATGTAGCTTGCAACTGGACAAATGTGTTATGTGGGAAACAAGGGGTTGCGAGAGTATTTGGTCCACAAAAAGGAGCGAAACCGGAAGAAGTTGAGACGCTTTCATTGGCGTTAGAGCATTATGCAATGTTAATTGAGCAGTCTACTAAAAAGAACGTACGTAATTCTCCAGGGAGTGGGGCATCAGGAGGATTAGGAGCAGGACTGCTTGCATTCGCGGACGCAACATTACATCGCCGATTTGATTTAATCATGAATTATATACAAATTGAGGAAAAGATAGCCACCGCTGATCTAGTTATTACAGCAGAAGGAAGTCTTGATTTTCAAACTCCGAATGGAAAAATTCCTTGTGAAGTTGCGAGGATTGCCAAGAAAAACAACATTCCTGTGATTGCAATAACTGGAACAATTGGACGTGGTGCGGAACTTAATTATGATGTGGGAATCGATGCTTACTCAAGCATAATTCAAAGACCTGTTACGCTTAAGAAAGCAATGTTTAAAGCACCTCAATGGATTGAGGAGAGTGTAGAAGGTATATTACGTCACATTGGGGTTGGCATCATAATGGCTGATAGGAAAACTCTCAGCGAGAGGGAGCTTTCGTATGACAACAAGATCAATCAGGCATGA